Proteins encoded together in one Hevea brasiliensis isolate MT/VB/25A 57/8 chromosome 16, ASM3005281v1, whole genome shotgun sequence window:
- the LOC110647564 gene encoding uncharacterized protein LOC110647564 yields the protein MGCKRRNTGSWGRVDDGDDEVVDLEDDVRLARRWKRKLCAYHDFKLNSGSKISSGEGNSNEGSKKILDINHIEILDDDESMDADYENFFNGRALKSIGDDHVSNHMSLDDSDTGSRALVENRSLTVVDALKNVGHPQNGTVLESNNIEIDDKGEYWDSDYMKYLDSLPSDPFVDSDVYIDSIMDNRVNATAFNGLVENGTSGDELIENESINDEAYNNNNDNACCDMNPQHKKITENNYIKIDDHVDYKKLVDLEQFGGGGGGNDQSVDNVAVDINSGSHSVEIDPCSNQSVENVTNNGGFVENRSANIDADHNDDLDDIDSEYKMFLGNLREDGKAYVLEVSLKDGISVIINYEVDDGPHSSCEVENLRKMRPSREAAGVTKHDCKPEMECDMDESYKIFLNCLKREENNVVFVHESGAKVVYGEDEESSSDSEVIVMDTDPFGNENCTPFVISKQVVAMDVDAIEDIKDSSRNHCYWFMERVTEILKKPYDQKEYTKLLVDVHSHKPIIKEKELRNGRTRVCPVQGIRKSYLDLHPDLYTKIKSAGSDKPKILNLLRGFFFWLECMPHEGVFKPWMDSSCLEVLPHGNVASDSH from the exons ATGGGATGCAAAAGGAGAAACACCGGAAGTTGGGGCAGGGTTGATGATGGTGATGATGAGGTGGTTGATTTGGAGGATGATGTGAGGTTGGCCAGGCGATGGAAGAGAAAGCTTTGCGCCTATCATGATTTCAAGCTCAATTCTGGTAGTAAAATTAGCTCTGGTGAAGGTAATTCTAATGAAGGTTCTAAGAAAATCCTTGACATTAACCACATTGAGATTCTTGATGATGATGAATCAATGGATGCCGATTACGAGAATTTTTTCAATGGTAGAGCTTTAAAATCAATTGGTGATGATCATGTTTCTAACCATATGTCTCTGGATGATAGTGACACTGGAAGTCGTGCTTTGGTAGAGAACAGGTCCTTAACTGTTGTTGATGCTCTAAAAAATGTCGGACATCCTCAGAACGGGACGGTGCTGGAAAGCAACAATATTGAGATTGATGATAAAGGAGAATATTGGGATTCTGATTACATGAAGTATTTGGATAGTCTACCTTCTGATCCATTTGTTGATAGTGATGTTTATATTGATAGTATCATGGATAATCGTGTTAATGCTACTGCTTTTAATGGATTAGTAGAGAATGGTACTAGTGGAGATGAATTGATAGAGAATGAATCCATCAATGACGAAGCATATAATAATAACAATGATAATGCTTGCTGTGATATGAATCCTCAGCataagaaaatcacagaaaacaaCTATATTAAAATTGATGATCATGTTGATTACAAGAAGCTTGTTGATTTAGAACAgtttggtggtggtggtggtggtaatgATCAGTCTGTGGACAATGTTGCTGTTGATATTAATTCCGGTAGTCACTCTGTAGAGATTGATCCTTGCAGCAATCAGTCTGTTGAGAATGTTACTAATAATGGTGGGTTTGTGGAGAATAGGTCTGCAAACATTGATGCTGATCACAATGACGATTTGGATGATATTGATTCAGAATATAAGATGTTCCTAGGAAATTTGAGAGAAGATGGAAAAGCATATGTGCTTGAGGTTTCACTGAAAGATGGGATTTCTGTCATTATTAATTATGAAGTGGATGATGGGCCACACAGCAGTTGTGAAGTGGAAAATCTCAGAAAAATGAGGCCTAGTCGAGAAGCTGCAGGTGTGACCAAACATGATTGCAAACCAGAGATGGAATGTGATATGGATGAGAGCTACAAAATTTTCCTGAACTGTCTGAAGAGAGAGGAGAATAATGTGGTATTTGTGCATGAAAGTGGTGCAAAGGTGGTATATGGAGAGGATGAAGAGAGTTCATCTGATTCTGAAGTAATTGTGATGGACACTGATCCATTTGGTAATGAAAATTGTACTCCATTTGTGATTTCAAAACAAGTAGTCGCAATG GATGTAGATGCCATCGAGGACATTAAGGATTCTTCTAGAAATCATTGCTATTGGTTTATGGAGAGGGTTACAGAAATTCTCAAAAAGCCTTATGACCAAAAGGAGTATACCAAACTCTTGGTAGATGTACATAGCCATAAGCCAATTATAAAGGAAAAAGAATTGCGTAATGGACGGACTAGGGTGTGCCCAGTGCAAGGAATTCGGAAATCATATCTTGATCTGCACCCAG ATCTTTACACAAAGATCAAGTCAGCCGGATCTGACAAGCCTAAAATTTTGAATCTCTTGCGTGGATTTTTCTTTTGGTTGGAG TGTATGCCACACGAAGGAGTTTTTAAACCTTGGATGGACTCATCATGCTTGGAAGTGTTGCCACATGGAAATGTTGCATCTGATTCACATTGA
- the LOC110647565 gene encoding NAD(P)H-quinone oxidoreductase subunit M, chloroplastic, translating into MALKLLVVFKFPKTPGTKMQFPEKLTNRKLQISDLVIIKILGLAMAGTSSYMASTKFSMLGWVGGKRKLNKKKVLSISAQQQAEVQETQQVNEQKEGEKQNVKQPTQPRPVEPQVNVKSKNMSREYGGQWLSCVTRHVRIYAAYIDPETWEFDQTQMDKLTLLLDPTNEFVWTDETCHKVYSYFQELVDHYEGAPLTEYTLRLIGSDIEHYIRKLLYDGEIKYNMNAKVLNFSMGKPRILFNNDGQLQDGQ; encoded by the exons ATGGCTCTAAAACTGTTGGTCGTCTTCAAATTTCCTAAAACCCCAGGCACTAAAATGCAATTTCCAGAAAAACTAACAAACAGAAAGTTGCAGATTTCTGATTTGGTTATCATAAAAATACTTGGTTTAGCAATGGCAGGGACATCCTCTTACATGGCTTCTACTAAGTTCTCCATGTTGGGTTGGGTTGGGGGCAAaagaaaactaaataaaaaaaaggtGCTTTCCATTTCAGCTCAACAGCAAGCTGAAGTCCAAGAAACACAGCAAGTGAATGAGCAAAAGGAAGGTGAAAAACAGAACGTGAAGCAACCGACACAGCCAAGACCAGTGGAACCACAAGTGAATGTGAAGAGCAAGAACATGAGCAGAGAATATGGAGGGCAATGGCTTAGCTGCGTCACACGCCATGTGAGGATATATGCAGCCTACATCGACCCTGAAACTTGGGAATTTGATCAAACTCAAATGGATAAGCTCACCCTTCTTCTTGATCCTACAAATGAGTTTGTGTGGACGGATGAGACTTGTCACAAGGTCTACTCTTACTTCCAAGAGCTTGTGGATCACTATGAG GGTGCCCCATTGACGGAATACACACTTCGACTGATTGGTTCAGACATAGAGCATTACATCAGAAAGCTGTTATATGATGGGGAAATCAAATATAACATGAATGCAAAagtattgaacttcagcatggggAAGCCACGGATTCTGTTTAATAATGATGGCCAGCTTCAAGATGGACAATAA